Proteins from a single region of Salinigranum halophilum:
- a CDS encoding acetyl-CoA hydrolase/transferase C-terminal domain-containing protein: MGDRPISSRLAGDVRSVAPERAAAEIPDDATLVLSGFGRAGYPKAVALALAESGRDLSLTVISGGSVGDEVDTALVEAGAVARRFPYQATSAARTAVNAGQIAFHDRHISRLGDEVAFGHYGTPDVALVEAVAVGDDWLVPTTSIGHTPTYVASADHLIVEVNHAQPLALQHLHDVFDRGTPPTRPPLPLSYPGERIGSPRIPFDPDKLLAVVETDRPDTPYTFRAPTRTDERIADNLATFLAREVETNPTFDDALNLQFGVGSLGNALMGAFADADFGDRVVSYYGEVIQDGLLDMLDADRLAAASAASLALSAEGQQRLFADIERYAERVVVRNADVSNNPTLIDRFGVVGVNSALEVDLYGHVNSTHVGGTHVVNGIGGSGDFTRTSTLSVIALASTAKDGTIPRIVPMVRHVDHTEHDVSVVVTEQGVADLRGCSPRERAVRLVQCAHPDFRADLDAYLDRAERGGGNIPHDLDSAFDWQRD; the protein is encoded by the coding sequence ATGGGTGACCGCCCGATTTCCTCGCGCCTCGCCGGGGACGTCCGGTCGGTCGCGCCGGAGCGGGCCGCGGCCGAAATCCCCGACGACGCCACACTCGTCCTGAGCGGGTTCGGGCGCGCGGGCTACCCGAAGGCCGTGGCGCTCGCACTCGCCGAGAGCGGGCGCGACCTCTCTCTCACCGTCATCAGCGGCGGGAGCGTCGGCGACGAGGTCGACACCGCGCTCGTCGAGGCCGGTGCCGTCGCGCGGCGCTTCCCGTATCAGGCCACGTCGGCCGCCCGGACCGCCGTCAACGCGGGGCAGATCGCGTTCCACGACCGGCACATCTCCCGGCTCGGCGACGAGGTCGCGTTTGGCCACTACGGGACGCCCGACGTCGCACTCGTCGAGGCCGTCGCCGTGGGTGACGACTGGCTCGTCCCGACGACGTCTATCGGGCACACGCCGACGTACGTCGCGTCAGCCGACCACCTCATCGTCGAGGTGAACCACGCACAACCGCTCGCGCTCCAGCACCTCCACGACGTGTTCGACCGCGGGACGCCGCCCACCCGACCGCCGCTCCCGCTCTCGTATCCAGGTGAACGCATCGGCTCGCCGCGCATCCCCTTCGACCCCGACAAACTCCTCGCCGTGGTCGAGACCGACCGCCCCGACACACCGTACACCTTCCGAGCGCCGACGCGGACGGACGAACGAATCGCCGACAACCTCGCCACGTTCCTCGCCCGCGAGGTGGAGACGAACCCGACGTTCGACGACGCTCTGAACCTCCAGTTCGGCGTCGGAAGCCTCGGGAACGCGCTGATGGGGGCGTTCGCCGACGCCGACTTCGGCGACCGAGTCGTCTCGTACTACGGCGAGGTCATCCAGGACGGCCTCCTCGATATGCTCGACGCGGACCGTCTCGCCGCCGCCAGCGCCGCCTCGCTCGCGCTCTCGGCCGAGGGCCAACAGCGGCTGTTCGCCGACATCGAACGCTACGCCGAGCGGGTCGTCGTCCGCAACGCCGACGTCTCGAACAACCCGACGCTCATCGACCGCTTCGGCGTCGTGGGGGTGAACAGCGCGCTGGAGGTCGACCTCTACGGCCACGTCAACTCGACGCACGTCGGAGGGACGCACGTCGTCAACGGGATCGGGGGGAGCGGCGACTTCACCCGGACGAGCACGCTCTCTGTCATCGCACTCGCGTCGACGGCCAAAGACGGGACGATTCCGCGTATCGTCCCGATGGTCCGACACGTCGACCACACCGAACACGACGTGAGCGTGGTCGTGACCGAACAGGGCGTCGCGGACCTCCGCGGCTGTTCGCCACGCGAGCGCGCCGTCCGACTGGTCCAGTGCGCTCACCCCGACTTCCGTGCCGACCTCGATGCGTACCTCGACCGCGCCGAACGGGGCGGGGGAAACATCCCCCACGACCTCGACAGCGCCTTCGACTGGCAGCGGGACTGA
- a CDS encoding acyl-CoA dehydrogenase family protein, giving the protein MTRATNIVELSAQQRLVRDSVREICEGYDDEYWRERDREESYPTRFVEELGEHGWFGILLPEEYGGAGMGTPETVVMMEEISRAGGGFTASQAIHGGIYNSVPIVRYGSEELKREVLPAVARGETAIQAFGLTEPNAGSNSTAIETFAERDGDEYVIDGQKIWTSRVDASDYILLVARTTPLDDVEKRTRGISMFLVDIDEAVDAGSLEMKPISKSASNAVHAFELWFENLRVPADRLVGEEGDGFYQVLDGLNEERLVIAAECLGLGELAIDRAVDYANEREVFGRPIGQNQAIQHPLAKAYAEVQAAKQLTYSAAKVVDDGTGTDVGARANMAKYLASEAAFAAADAAVQTHGGFGVATEYDVERYFREARLTRLVPITQELVLNYLGEKVLGLPRSY; this is encoded by the coding sequence ATGACCCGAGCGACGAACATCGTCGAGCTCTCAGCCCAGCAGCGGCTGGTCCGAGACAGCGTCCGAGAGATCTGTGAAGGGTACGACGACGAGTACTGGCGAGAACGCGACCGCGAGGAATCGTATCCGACGAGGTTCGTCGAAGAACTCGGCGAACACGGCTGGTTCGGTATCCTCCTCCCCGAGGAGTACGGCGGGGCCGGAATGGGGACGCCCGAAACCGTCGTCATGATGGAGGAGATCTCGCGGGCGGGCGGCGGGTTCACCGCCTCGCAAGCCATCCACGGTGGCATCTACAACTCCGTCCCCATCGTCAGATACGGGAGCGAGGAGCTGAAGCGGGAGGTGCTCCCCGCGGTCGCACGGGGTGAGACCGCCATCCAGGCGTTCGGGCTCACCGAACCGAACGCGGGGTCGAACTCGACGGCAATCGAGACGTTCGCCGAACGCGACGGCGACGAGTACGTCATCGACGGACAGAAGATCTGGACCTCCCGCGTCGACGCGAGCGACTACATCTTGCTCGTCGCGCGGACGACTCCCCTCGACGACGTGGAGAAACGAACTCGCGGTATCTCGATGTTCCTCGTCGACATCGACGAGGCCGTCGACGCCGGGAGCCTGGAGATGAAGCCCATCTCGAAGTCGGCGAGCAACGCGGTCCACGCGTTCGAACTCTGGTTCGAGAACCTCCGGGTCCCCGCCGATAGACTCGTCGGCGAGGAGGGGGACGGCTTCTACCAGGTGCTCGACGGGCTGAACGAGGAACGGCTCGTCATCGCCGCCGAGTGTCTCGGCCTCGGCGAACTCGCAATCGACAGGGCCGTCGACTACGCCAACGAGCGCGAGGTGTTCGGTCGTCCCATCGGGCAGAACCAGGCCATCCAGCACCCGCTGGCGAAGGCATACGCCGAGGTGCAGGCCGCGAAACAGCTCACCTACAGCGCCGCCAAAGTCGTCGACGACGGGACCGGGACGGACGTCGGCGCACGTGCGAACATGGCGAAGTACCTCGCGAGCGAGGCGGCGTTCGCTGCGGCCGACGCGGCGGTCCAGACCCACGGCGGATTCGGCGTCGCGACGGAGTACGACGTCGAGCGCTACTTCCGCGAGGCGCGCCTGACACGGCTCGTCCCAATCACCCAGGAACTCGTGCTCAACTATCTGGGAGAGAAGGTACTCGGACTCCCGCGCTCGTACTGA
- a CDS encoding IclR family transcriptional regulator codes for MDHIAHSDDNIRSVELSFGIIERIREHRTASLAELTAETGLAKSTVHAHLTTLTNLGFIVREGDEYRLGLRFLELGEEVRNHRSEFRLIQGHVKTLAERFDERAQFIVEENGEGVYIYRETGSHAVQTDSGVGRRIHLHSTAAGKAILANLSEERIREILEQHGLAAVTDQTVTDEAELRSELAAVRERGFSFNREENLRGLNAVGVPVRDANGEVLGALSVSGPSHRMKGEKLEVEVPDLMLGMANEIELNLAYPQ; via the coding sequence ATGGACCACATCGCCCACTCCGACGACAACATCCGGTCGGTGGAGCTCTCGTTCGGGATCATCGAACGAATTCGGGAGCACCGAACGGCGAGCCTCGCGGAACTGACTGCCGAAACCGGCTTGGCGAAGAGCACGGTCCACGCGCACCTGACGACGCTCACCAACCTCGGGTTCATCGTGCGCGAAGGCGACGAGTATCGACTCGGGTTGCGCTTCCTAGAACTCGGCGAGGAGGTCCGGAACCACCGGTCGGAGTTCCGCCTCATCCAGGGACACGTGAAGACGCTCGCGGAGCGCTTCGACGAACGAGCGCAGTTCATCGTCGAGGAGAACGGCGAAGGAGTCTACATCTACCGCGAGACGGGGAGTCACGCGGTCCAGACGGACTCGGGCGTCGGACGACGCATCCACCTCCACTCGACGGCCGCCGGGAAGGCGATTCTGGCCAACCTCTCCGAGGAGCGCATCCGCGAGATACTCGAACAGCACGGCCTCGCAGCGGTCACCGACCAGACGGTCACCGACGAGGCGGAGTTGCGCTCCGAACTCGCCGCAGTCCGTGAGCGCGGGTTCTCGTTCAACCGCGAGGAGAACCTCCGCGGACTCAACGCCGTCGGGGTTCCGGTTCGCGACGCGAACGGGGAGGTTCTCGGTGCGCTGAGCGTCTCGGGGCCCTCTCACCGGATGAAAGGGGAGAAACTCGAAGTCGAGGTGCCCGACCTGATGCTCGGGATGGCGAACGAGATCGAACTCAACCTGGCGTACCCGCAGTGA
- a CDS encoding AarF/UbiB family protein: MSGHTEAGVDPPSGVRMTLRSYRRFVVVVWSFLPLVVTHARDRRRFLIFGRSRDITEADRRRRAEYLLEQLLFLGPTFIKIGQILSTRPDVLPPVYITVLSQLQDRVPPDPWAEVRPLVEADLGPIDETFDEFDTEPISGASLGQVYTAVVDGQQVAVKVRRPGIVGRVEADLRVVQTLLPLILRVAPPGQAFTMENLADEFETTIREELDYAHEAEMLTAVGENFADDPNVKIPRALSAYSTGRVLTMEYVDGVKIDDVDAIDGMGLDREALVRRLEETYIDMIIDHGLFQADPHPGNIAIQPDGTIVFYDFGVTGRLDARTREKLFDFYVAVASDDVETVIDMFVELGALDPGVDREWMREVFELVFESLRGGGVEVYEVRQIVSEFQGTLYEFPLRLPQNLALIVRVSTVLEGVCRTLDDDFDFIAVVNDYVREQGQNEENVRALADRFGQNVGEVVSGIVGTPVGIDDVLTDLDRESVTVEVDLVERNESLDRFASRVVWGLLFAAGALSTTVLLAFSDVLAAEVTAVGTAVVGLFFARAMRRRSRGLSVKPQFTRQSMRQRDE, from the coding sequence GTGTCAGGGCATACGGAGGCGGGCGTCGACCCACCGTCGGGGGTTCGGATGACGCTGCGCTCGTACCGACGGTTCGTGGTCGTGGTGTGGTCGTTCCTGCCCCTCGTCGTCACACACGCACGCGACAGACGTCGGTTCCTCATCTTCGGTCGCTCACGGGACATCACCGAGGCTGACCGGCGTCGACGGGCCGAGTACCTCCTCGAACAACTGCTGTTTCTCGGGCCGACGTTCATCAAGATCGGACAGATCCTCTCGACTCGACCCGACGTCCTCCCACCCGTCTACATCACGGTGCTCTCACAGCTCCAAGACCGCGTCCCACCGGACCCCTGGGCAGAAGTACGACCCCTCGTCGAGGCCGACCTCGGCCCCATCGACGAGACGTTCGACGAGTTCGACACCGAACCCATCAGCGGGGCGTCGCTCGGGCAGGTGTACACCGCTGTCGTCGATGGCCAACAGGTCGCGGTGAAAGTGCGCCGGCCGGGAATCGTCGGTCGAGTCGAGGCGGACCTGCGCGTGGTGCAGACGCTGCTCCCACTCATCCTCCGCGTGGCACCGCCGGGGCAGGCGTTCACCATGGAGAACCTCGCCGACGAGTTCGAGACGACTATCCGCGAGGAACTCGACTACGCCCACGAGGCCGAGATGCTGACGGCCGTCGGCGAGAACTTCGCCGACGACCCGAACGTGAAAATCCCCCGTGCGCTCTCAGCGTACTCCACCGGGCGAGTCCTGACGATGGAGTACGTCGACGGGGTGAAGATCGACGACGTCGACGCCATCGACGGGATGGGCCTCGACCGGGAGGCGCTCGTCCGCCGCCTCGAAGAGACCTACATCGACATGATAATCGACCACGGACTCTTCCAGGCGGACCCGCACCCGGGTAACATCGCCATCCAGCCCGACGGGACCATCGTCTTCTACGACTTCGGCGTGACCGGTCGTCTCGACGCCCGCACCCGCGAGAAGCTCTTCGACTTCTACGTCGCCGTCGCGAGCGACGACGTCGAGACGGTCATCGACATGTTCGTCGAACTCGGTGCGCTGGACCCCGGCGTCGACCGCGAGTGGATGCGGGAGGTGTTCGAGCTCGTCTTCGAGAGTCTCCGCGGCGGCGGCGTCGAGGTGTACGAGGTGCGCCAGATCGTCTCGGAGTTCCAGGGGACGCTGTACGAGTTCCCGCTTCGACTCCCGCAGAACCTCGCGCTCATCGTCAGGGTGTCGACCGTCCTCGAGGGCGTCTGCCGCACGCTCGACGACGACTTCGACTTCATCGCCGTCGTCAACGACTACGTCCGCGAGCAGGGTCAGAACGAGGAGAACGTCCGGGCGCTCGCCGACAGGTTCGGGCAGAACGTGGGAGAGGTCGTGAGCGGTATCGTCGGCACACCGGTCGGAATCGACGACGTCCTCACCGACCTCGACCGCGAGAGCGTGACGGTCGAGGTCGACCTCGTCGAGCGAAACGAGTCACTCGACCGCTTCGCGAGTCGCGTCGTCTGGGGACTGCTCTTCGCGGCCGGTGCGCTCTCGACGACCGTCCTGCTGGCGTTCTCAGACGTCCTCGCGGCCGAAGTGACGGCCGTCGGAACTGCCGTCGTCGGCCTCTTCTTCGCCCGGGCGATGCGGCGTCGGTCGCGGGGACTCAGCGTCAAACCGCAGTTCACACGTCAGAGCATGCGTCAACGCGACGAGTAA
- a CDS encoding NADP-dependent oxidoreductase has product MSDEAESRVWTLAQRPTGTPSTECFDLETRERPTPNPGEALVRARYLSVDPYMRGRMRAGESYAEPWDVGAPLRGGVVGEVADPNGTGFETGDLVVGNLAWADYATAPAHELTRVAVGDVPASTALGVLGMPGRTAYFGTRAVAEPQPGDTMVVSAAAGAVGSVVGQLAKMAGARVVGTAGSERKVEWLHELGFDAAINYRDVDDYGDALADVAPDGVDVYFDNVGGPLTDAVFDHLATDARVAVCGQIALYNAEERPVGPRKLGTLIETRARVEGFLVSDFSARFETATADLRRWVQAGDLQYRETVTDGLERAPEAFLGLFEGENIGKQVVKV; this is encoded by the coding sequence ATGTCCGACGAAGCCGAGAGCCGCGTGTGGACGCTCGCACAGCGACCGACCGGAACCCCCTCCACCGAGTGTTTCGACCTCGAGACGCGTGAGAGACCGACACCGAACCCGGGCGAGGCACTCGTCCGCGCGCGCTATCTCTCCGTCGACCCGTACATGCGCGGTCGGATGCGGGCGGGGGAATCTTACGCCGAACCGTGGGACGTCGGTGCACCACTGCGCGGCGGTGTCGTCGGCGAGGTCGCCGACCCCAACGGGACCGGATTCGAGACGGGCGACCTCGTCGTCGGCAACCTGGCGTGGGCCGACTACGCGACCGCCCCCGCACACGAACTGACCCGCGTCGCGGTCGGAGACGTCCCGGCCTCGACGGCGCTGGGCGTGCTCGGGATGCCCGGACGGACCGCGTACTTCGGCACCAGAGCGGTGGCCGAACCACAGCCCGGCGACACGATGGTCGTGAGCGCGGCCGCGGGGGCCGTCGGCTCCGTCGTCGGACAGCTCGCGAAGATGGCCGGCGCGCGGGTCGTCGGCACCGCCGGCTCAGAGCGGAAGGTCGAGTGGCTCCACGAACTGGGCTTCGACGCGGCCATCAACTATCGCGACGTCGACGACTACGGGGACGCGCTCGCCGACGTGGCTCCCGACGGCGTCGACGTCTACTTCGACAACGTCGGCGGGCCCCTCACCGACGCGGTCTTCGACCACCTCGCAACCGACGCCCGGGTCGCCGTCTGTGGACAGATCGCCCTCTACAACGCCGAGGAGCGGCCGGTCGGTCCGCGAAAGCTCGGGACGCTCATCGAGACGCGCGCTCGCGTCGAGGGGTTTCTCGTCAGCGACTTCTCGGCGCGGTTCGAGACGGCGACCGCCGACCTCCGGCGGTGGGTCCAGGCCGGTGACCTCCAGTATCGAGAGACCGTGACCGACGGGCTCGAACGGGCACCCGAGGCGTTCTTGGGCCTGTTCGAGGGAGAGAACATCGGCAAACAGGTCGTGAAGGTGTGA
- a CDS encoding coiled-coil domain-containing protein, whose translation MSSDPSAQETRSVTEGPVTVTKSFEAEEFPVPAVKFVIESDASEPVSIRLADSIPEPFPMENVGFHPDFEKDNWTAYKSHRVEYDRTLDPGESTVTVYGVRLDDTDVGPDAFLTEPTLARLDADEVGTADEAIDDVLGEDSNQLVRDVLSGERDGLPGLGEENGVDAPDLTMDAAGGEPNPEDITLELNERDAGGDDTADASDAPRPDAFDGSGASATEAAARAVVAAVDEPDVAGAEGETGTEPQEDLDLNLDLDDDGDSPAETESETAADTDVAIEDAEHAGGPRVTAGSVVAALATELEREDADSDDVVTLREALGTETGSTDGSVPRSVDLRIERLQSQVEDLAAYSAGLEAFLDEEGTAEELIEGFRADVHEMTDTVDELSAAVDAAEADRDTLHGDVNSLQSGLSGVDDRIDSLEGRFDETTDRLDRVDDRHDETTERLDSVEDRFEEVTERLDRVDDRHDETTGRLDSVEDRFEEMTERLDRVDDRLGAIDERFDDLADQAAHADETAERLDEEMGEVRDELAALDGDITAAHEAIEEETAPVREDVADLREELADLDETVAEFRAFRDRLSNALGPMVGGGPGGDAGEETTASAESSGENGDEVESAGENDDEPEEGEDADEAGS comes from the coding sequence ATGAGTTCCGACCCCAGTGCCCAAGAGACGCGTTCGGTCACGGAGGGCCCGGTGACGGTGACGAAGTCGTTCGAGGCCGAGGAGTTCCCCGTCCCCGCCGTGAAGTTCGTGATCGAGTCCGACGCCTCGGAGCCCGTGAGTATCAGACTGGCCGATTCCATCCCCGAGCCGTTCCCGATGGAGAACGTCGGGTTCCACCCCGATTTCGAGAAGGATAACTGGACCGCGTACAAGAGCCACCGGGTCGAGTACGACAGAACGCTCGACCCCGGCGAATCGACGGTCACCGTCTACGGCGTCCGACTCGACGACACGGACGTCGGACCCGACGCGTTCCTCACCGAGCCGACGCTCGCCCGCCTGGACGCGGACGAGGTGGGGACGGCCGACGAGGCAATCGACGACGTTCTCGGCGAGGACTCGAACCAGCTCGTCCGCGACGTTCTCTCGGGTGAGCGCGACGGACTCCCGGGGCTGGGCGAGGAGAACGGGGTCGACGCGCCCGACCTCACGATGGACGCCGCCGGCGGGGAGCCGAACCCGGAGGACATCACGCTGGAGCTGAACGAGCGTGACGCCGGAGGCGACGACACGGCAGACGCGAGCGATGCCCCACGCCCGGACGCGTTCGACGGCTCGGGCGCGTCCGCGACCGAAGCCGCGGCGCGCGCCGTCGTCGCGGCGGTCGACGAGCCCGATGTCGCCGGGGCGGAGGGAGAGACGGGGACGGAGCCGCAGGAGGATCTGGACTTGAACCTCGACCTCGACGACGACGGCGATTCGCCCGCAGAGACCGAATCGGAGACGGCGGCCGACACGGACGTCGCGATCGAGGACGCCGAACACGCCGGGGGACCGCGGGTGACGGCGGGGAGCGTCGTCGCGGCGCTCGCGACGGAACTCGAACGCGAGGACGCCGACTCGGACGACGTGGTGACGCTTCGGGAGGCTCTCGGCACCGAGACCGGTTCGACCGACGGGTCGGTCCCCCGGAGCGTCGACCTCCGCATCGAACGCCTCCAGAGCCAGGTCGAAGACCTCGCGGCGTACTCGGCGGGGCTCGAAGCGTTCCTCGACGAGGAGGGCACGGCGGAGGAGCTCATCGAGGGGTTCCGCGCGGACGTCCACGAGATGACCGACACGGTCGACGAACTCTCCGCGGCGGTCGACGCGGCCGAAGCCGACCGTGACACGCTCCACGGCGACGTGAACAGCCTCCAGTCGGGATTATCGGGCGTCGACGACAGGATAGACAGCCTCGAGGGGCGGTTCGACGAGACGACAGACCGACTGGACCGCGTCGACGACCGGCACGACGAGACGACCGAGCGGCTGGACTCCGTCGAGGACCGCTTCGAGGAAGTGACCGAACGGCTGGACCGCGTCGACGACCGACACGACGAGACGACCGGGCGGCTGGACTCCGTCGAGGACCGCTTCGAGGAGATGACAGAGCGGCTGGACCGCGTCGACGACCGACTCGGTGCCATCGACGAGCGGTTCGACGACCTGGCCGACCAGGCTGCGCACGCCGACGAGACCGCCGAGCGTCTCGACGAGGAGATGGGTGAAGTGCGCGACGAGCTCGCGGCGCTCGACGGCGACATCACCGCGGCACACGAGGCAATTGAGGAGGAGACCGCGCCCGTGCGCGAGGACGTCGCCGACCTCCGCGAGGAACTCGCGGACCTCGACGAGACCGTCGCGGAGTTCCGCGCGTTCCGCGACCGGCTGAGCAACGCGCTCGGGCCGATGGTCGGGGGCGGACCCGGCGGTGACGCCGGGGAGGAGACGACGGCGTCGGCTGAGAGCAGCGGAGAGAACGGCGACGAGGTCGAGAGTGCCGGGGAGAACGACGACGAGCCCGAGGAGGGTGAGGACGCGGACGAAGCCGGCTCGTAG
- a CDS encoding MBL fold metallo-hydrolase: protein MSTSDWGDWLPRAVADADPDTVAVWYLGCNGFFLKGREGTTLAIDPYVGLGDPPRTVRMVPVPFAPEDVADLDGLLATHEHTDHVHGPSQAPILANTGATLYGPDDALAVAREDEAWTDNWDVTDEQFEEVTEDDTFEVGEFTVNVEASFDPDSTHPVSYVIEHASGTFFHGGDTKPAEEFVDIGERYDIDLGVLAFGAEGNIPDKETGEPVHTKWYANENELVRAAKDLRLTRCLPSHWDMWKGMTADPTVLHHHAASFAYPERLEVVEIGDRVDL, encoded by the coding sequence ATGTCGACATCCGACTGGGGCGACTGGCTGCCCCGTGCCGTCGCGGACGCAGACCCCGACACCGTCGCCGTCTGGTATCTCGGTTGTAACGGCTTCTTCCTGAAAGGGCGCGAGGGAACGACGCTCGCCATCGACCCGTACGTCGGTCTCGGGGACCCGCCGCGGACCGTTCGAATGGTCCCGGTTCCGTTCGCCCCCGAGGACGTCGCCGACCTCGACGGGCTGTTGGCCACGCACGAACACACCGACCACGTCCACGGGCCGAGCCAGGCACCCATCCTCGCCAACACGGGCGCGACCCTGTACGGGCCGGACGACGCGCTCGCCGTCGCCCGCGAGGACGAGGCCTGGACCGACAACTGGGACGTCACCGACGAGCAGTTCGAGGAGGTCACGGAGGACGATACCTTCGAAGTCGGCGAGTTCACGGTCAACGTCGAGGCCTCGTTCGACCCCGACTCGACCCACCCGGTGTCGTACGTCATCGAACACGCCAGCGGGACGTTCTTCCACGGCGGCGACACCAAGCCCGCCGAGGAGTTCGTCGACATCGGCGAGCGCTACGACATCGACCTCGGCGTGCTCGCGTTCGGGGCGGAGGGCAACATCCCCGACAAGGAGACCGGCGAACCCGTCCACACGAAGTGGTACGCGAACGAGAACGAACTCGTCCGCGCGGCGAAGGACCTCCGGCTCACCCGCTGTCTCCCCTCTCACTGGGACATGTGGAAGGGCATGACCGCCGACCCGACGGTCCTCCACCACCACGCGGCGTCGTTCGCGTACCCCGAACGACTGGAGGTCGTCGAAATCGGCGACCGCGTCGACCTCTGA
- a CDS encoding TOBE domain-containing protein: MDSDGIPDAAVRIESDGVVFDARDVALLRAVDEHGSLNAAAGALERSFAHAQRRVVELEEAFGSLVERRRGGAGGGGSELTDRARELLARFDRLGAEFTGVADATLSVFPGTVVELHGELATVETVPGAVLTLVPTDVGVDREVEVSVRADAVTVELPEEAPAPDATSARNRFEGRVSEVVTGEAVGRVAVDVGTETPLWAILTTDSLDRMALGVGADVVVSFKATATRAIPQS; this comes from the coding sequence GTGGACTCGGACGGAATCCCAGACGCCGCAGTGCGCATCGAGTCCGACGGTGTCGTCTTCGACGCCCGCGACGTCGCGCTCCTCCGCGCCGTCGACGAACACGGCTCGTTGAACGCCGCCGCGGGGGCACTGGAGCGGTCGTTCGCCCACGCACAGCGACGGGTCGTGGAGTTAGAGGAGGCGTTCGGGTCGCTCGTCGAACGCCGCCGCGGGGGCGCGGGCGGCGGCGGCAGCGAACTCACCGACCGTGCGCGAGAGCTCCTCGCGCGGTTCGACCGGCTCGGTGCCGAGTTCACCGGCGTCGCCGACGCCACTCTCTCCGTGTTCCCCGGCACGGTCGTCGAACTGCACGGCGAACTCGCGACGGTCGAGACGGTTCCGGGGGCGGTGCTGACGCTCGTCCCTACAGATGTGGGCGTCGACCGGGAGGTGGAGGTGTCGGTCAGAGCCGACGCGGTGACGGTCGAACTGCCCGAGGAGGCCCCCGCTCCCGACGCGACGAGCGCCCGGAACCGCTTCGAGGGTCGCGTGTCGGAGGTCGTCACGGGGGAGGCGGTCGGCCGCGTCGCGGTCGACGTCGGGACCGAGACACCCCTGTGGGCGATTCTCACGACCGACAGCCTCGACCGTATGGCGCTCGGGGTCGGTGCCGACGTGGTCGTCTCGTTCAAGGCGACGGCGACGCGAGCGATTCCGCAGTCGTGA
- a CDS encoding substrate-binding domain-containing protein yields MTIQRRSFIKAMGVGAVASLAGCTQSGGTGQQQEQQQQAGVAGETLTLTTTTSTYDTGLLDEIHPDFEEMYGVTVDAVAQGTGAALESARNGDSDVVMVHARGLEDEFMRNGYGVNRRDLMFNDFVIVGPESDPAGVQGMGSATEALTAIAEAEATFVSRGDNSGTHTKELNLWEAAGTEPGGDWYQETGTGMGEALNVANQQDAYTLSDRGTFISQRSEVDLVILVQGPIEGGPEILANPYGIMAVNPGVHDNANYDLAMAYIGWITSPGAQDAISSYQVNEEQLFFPEAVSENPDFQQYVPEGWSSDSSDE; encoded by the coding sequence ATGACGATACAACGGCGGAGCTTCATCAAGGCGATGGGTGTCGGGGCAGTTGCGAGCCTGGCTGGCTGCACACAGAGCGGTGGCACGGGACAGCAACAGGAGCAACAACAACAGGCGGGAGTGGCCGGCGAGACGCTGACGCTCACGACGACGACGAGTACGTACGATACGGGGCTGCTCGACGAGATTCACCCGGACTTCGAGGAGATGTACGGTGTAACCGTCGACGCGGTCGCACAGGGGACGGGTGCGGCCCTGGAGTCGGCTCGCAACGGCGACTCCGACGTGGTGATGGTCCACGCCCGCGGGCTCGAAGACGAGTTCATGCGTAACGGCTACGGCGTCAACCGTCGCGACCTCATGTTCAACGACTTCGTCATCGTCGGACCGGAGAGCGACCCGGCGGGGGTCCAGGGGATGGGCTCGGCGACAGAGGCGCTCACCGCCATCGCCGAGGCGGAGGCGACGTTCGTCTCCCGCGGGGACAACTCCGGAACCCACACGAAGGAACTCAACCTCTGGGAGGCCGCGGGGACCGAACCCGGCGGCGACTGGTACCAGGAGACCGGGACCGGGATGGGCGAGGCGCTGAACGTCGCCAACCAGCAGGACGCTTACACCCTCTCGGACCGCGGGACGTTCATCTCTCAGCGGTCCGAGGTCGACCTCGTTATCCTCGTGCAGGGCCCCATCGAGGGTGGCCCGGAAATCCTCGCGAACCCCTACGGCATCATGGCAGTCAACCCTGGCGTCCACGACAACGCGAACTACGACCTCGCGATGGCGTACATCGGCTGGATCACGAGCCCCGGGGCGCAGGACGCCATCTCGAGCTACCAGGTCAACGAGGAACAGCTGTTCTTCCCCGAGGCGGTCTCGGAGAACCCCGACTTCCAGCAGTACGTACCGGAAGGGTGGAGTAGCGACTCCTCCGACGAGTGA